In Desulforegula conservatrix Mb1Pa, a single genomic region encodes these proteins:
- a CDS encoding response regulator, translating to MDEFKVLIVDDEDDFRETIVKRLKSRKIVAEGAEDGKKALELINDNVFDVIVLDVKMPGMDGIETLRRIKAKNPQIEVIMLTGHASVDFGIKGMQLGAFDYVMKPAPLHDLLDKIRQAYDKKKGLVS from the coding sequence ATGGATGAATTCAAGGTCTTGATAGTTGATGATGAAGATGATTTCAGAGAAACAATCGTAAAAAGACTAAAAAGCAGAAAAATTGTTGCCGAAGGAGCCGAAGACGGTAAAAAGGCACTTGAGCTTATCAATGATAATGTCTTTGATGTGATTGTGCTCGATGTAAAAATGCCTGGAATGGACGGCATAGAAACCTTAAGACGTATCAAGGCTAAAAATCCCCAGATAGAGGTGATAATGCTTACAGGCCATGCATCTGTTGATTTTGGAATAAAAGGCATGCAGCTAGGGGCATTTGACTATGTAATGAAGCCGGCTCCCCTCCACGATCTTCTGGATAAAATCAGACAGGCTTACGACAAAAAAAAGGGGCTGGTATCATAA
- a CDS encoding roadblock/LC7 domain-containing protein gives MDFTLELDKKQLDKIEQILEEELIELGVQSVILIDLAGNVIVNLDNGKTNHDVYSLAALAAGNFGAVSAMANIIGEQEFSLLFHKGETDSIHFSKVTQDLLLITIFSKDVSLGFLRLKVNEANRKIQAMF, from the coding sequence ATGGATTTCACGCTTGAGCTGGATAAAAAACAACTCGACAAAATTGAACAGATCCTTGAAGAGGAGCTGATCGAGCTTGGCGTTCAAAGTGTAATACTGATAGATCTTGCCGGTAATGTCATTGTTAATCTTGACAATGGCAAGACAAATCATGACGTATATTCACTGGCAGCCCTTGCAGCAGGTAACTTTGGTGCTGTAAGCGCTATGGCAAACATAATAGGAGAGCAGGAATTTTCCCTCCTATTTCACAAGGGTGAAACAGACAGCATTCATTTTAGCAAGGTTACCCAGGACTTGCTTTTGATAACAATATTCAGCAAAGATGTTTCTTTAGGTTTTCTTAGACTCAAGGTTAATGAGGCCAACAGAAAAATCCAGGCGATGTTTTAG
- a CDS encoding DUF4881 domain-containing protein — protein sequence MKKFAGFITAAAMLMLVGCNEMGKVVQGRVVAFDKDAKKVTFIEDKTAIPGKPDYSILPPDVYTIPSDENEMGPAPKVGQRLKLDTDKNTITIFDMASQQIKEIPYTPVDKKEKVKKDNPLVKDKKFPIVDKNAKTIEIYSKRQELLVKLSLPEEYFAMKDETWDAGDEIRIYYKEPGKAERLMNVSKTDIFKK from the coding sequence ATGAAAAAGTTTGCCGGATTCATAACAGCAGCAGCCATGCTTATGCTCGTTGGCTGCAACGAAATGGGCAAGGTCGTACAGGGCAGGGTTGTAGCTTTTGATAAGGATGCAAAAAAAGTAACATTCATCGAAGATAAGACGGCTATACCAGGAAAGCCTGACTACAGCATTCTTCCTCCGGATGTGTACACGATCCCATCCGATGAAAACGAAATGGGGCCTGCTCCAAAGGTCGGACAGAGGCTCAAGCTCGACACTGACAAGAATACTATTACAATCTTTGATATGGCTTCACAGCAGATCAAGGAAATTCCTTACACACCTGTGGATAAAAAGGAAAAGGTAAAAAAAGACAATCCTCTTGTAAAGGATAAAAAATTTCCAATAGTTGATAAGAACGCAAAGACCATAGAAATTTATTCGAAACGTCAGGAACTTCTTGTAAAACTCTCCCTCCCCGAAGAGTACTTTGCAATGAAGGATGAAACATGGGATGCCGGTGATGAAATAAGGATATACTATAAAGAGCCGGGAAAAGCCGAACGCCTGATGAATGTAAGTAAAACAGATATATTCAAAAAATAG
- a CDS encoding sensor histidine kinase: MLKRDYRKLWWQNNITKIFFSVLPLLFISISIYSHFNNVYTEKVIESIKTTAENRKGAIDLFFDERISQLVTIANTNSFEQLTNETYLNKVFNIMQTNSKSYMDIGIIDNEGKHVAYVGPYYSILKAVNYKNEPWFNAVMNNGIYVSDIFMGFRKLPHFIIAVLVREDNRSWILRVTINLETIDEIVQKAWIGSSGDAFIINKNNSLQTKPRLGGNYLETPNCPDYSSTSIARTEKFSYEGKERFYCAIQIKTNKWILVLSEDPNELLSPILHEKYWTAFLTFIGLLFIISGSVITTNILIKRLIDTDKQNAMTSDMVLQSNKMIALSKMAAGIAHEINNPLAVIGEKAGWIKDLIMEEDIAKSENFQEFSEAVDKIELHVERARKVTHRLLGFARRMEPAREKVDVNRMLDETTGFLENEAKFMNIEIIKNFSDDVPVITSDLSQLQQVVLNLLNNAFDAIDHEGSITVSTDFDEQACEALISIADTGPGIPKAIMNKIFDPFFTTKEVGKGTGLGLSISYSIIEKLGGKIKVNSNEGIGTVFTIVLPANQG; encoded by the coding sequence ATGCTTAAAAGAGATTACAGAAAACTCTGGTGGCAGAACAATATTACAAAAATCTTTTTTTCCGTTCTGCCACTCCTTTTCATAAGCATCTCTATTTATTCGCACTTCAATAATGTTTACACGGAAAAAGTCATTGAATCGATAAAAACTACTGCCGAGAACCGCAAGGGGGCAATAGATCTTTTTTTCGATGAAAGGATTTCCCAGCTTGTAACAATAGCGAACACAAACTCCTTTGAACAGCTTACAAACGAAACCTATTTGAATAAAGTTTTCAATATAATGCAGACAAATTCCAAGTCATATATGGACATTGGAATAATAGACAACGAAGGCAAGCACGTCGCATATGTAGGGCCATATTACAGCATACTTAAGGCTGTTAACTACAAAAACGAACCATGGTTCAATGCAGTGATGAACAACGGAATATATGTCAGTGATATTTTCATGGGCTTCAGAAAACTGCCTCATTTCATAATTGCTGTCCTTGTTAGGGAAGATAACAGGTCATGGATTCTAAGGGTCACAATCAATCTTGAAACAATAGACGAAATTGTGCAGAAAGCCTGGATCGGGTCAAGCGGTGATGCCTTCATTATAAACAAGAATAATAGTCTCCAGACAAAACCCAGACTTGGGGGCAATTATCTTGAAACACCTAATTGCCCGGACTATTCATCAACATCAATTGCTAGAACCGAAAAGTTCAGCTACGAAGGAAAAGAAAGATTTTACTGTGCCATACAGATAAAAACCAATAAGTGGATATTGGTGCTGTCTGAAGATCCAAACGAGCTTCTTTCTCCAATCCTCCATGAAAAATACTGGACGGCTTTCCTGACTTTCATCGGCCTTCTTTTTATAATTTCAGGGTCGGTTATAACCACAAATATTCTGATCAAGAGACTCATTGATACAGACAAACAAAATGCCATGACATCGGACATGGTTCTTCAATCAAACAAAATGATAGCACTCAGCAAAATGGCGGCTGGCATTGCCCATGAGATCAATAATCCGCTTGCTGTAATAGGAGAAAAAGCGGGCTGGATAAAAGACCTGATCATGGAAGAAGACATAGCTAAAAGCGAAAATTTCCAGGAATTCTCCGAAGCTGTTGATAAAATAGAATTGCACGTAGAAAGAGCAAGAAAGGTGACACACCGGCTTCTTGGTTTTGCAAGAAGAATGGAGCCTGCGCGAGAAAAGGTAGATGTCAACAGAATGCTTGACGAAACAACAGGATTCCTCGAAAATGAAGCAAAATTCATGAATATTGAAATAATAAAGAACTTCTCGGATGATGTTCCTGTAATTACGAGTGATCTGTCCCAATTACAGCAGGTTGTTCTTAATCTTTTGAACAATGCCTTTGATGCCATAGATCATGAAGGATCAATAACTGTGTCAACAGATTTTGACGAGCAGGCCTGTGAAGCCCTCATATCCATCGCTGATACAGGGCCAGGAATCCCGAAAGCTATAATGAACAAAATTTTCGACCCCTTCTTTACGACAAAAGAAGTTGGCAAAGGTACAGGCCTTGGACTTTCCATATCATACAGCATCATTGAAAAACTTGGTGGAAAGATAAAGGTGAACAGCAATGAAGGAATCGGCACGGTATTTACTATTGTGCTGCCTGCAAATCAAGGGTGA